In the Bradyrhizobium guangzhouense genome, one interval contains:
- a CDS encoding PilZ domain-containing protein, producing MSVAEFLRQRAVDVTVNGSYSLHRWYDCEGKLRNFACRTKRVSPFRMIVDVPVVGKIGERVTSYFQDFGEFQCTISATLKSGFLMELEMTRSRRAWMSEKLTWLEKKQRDESIQELRRDARFVPQASHTVLTLADGSSHSCFIIDVSTAGVAISCEYDPPIGTPLAVGACVGRVIRKFDNGFAVKFAEKQQRDDLVRLLVRQSVPQPA from the coding sequence ATGTCCGTCGCAGAGTTCCTCAGGCAGCGTGCAGTGGACGTAACGGTGAACGGCAGCTATTCGCTGCATCGCTGGTACGATTGCGAGGGCAAGCTGCGAAACTTCGCCTGCCGCACCAAGCGGGTATCGCCTTTCCGTATGATCGTGGACGTGCCGGTCGTCGGCAAGATCGGCGAGCGCGTGACCTCCTACTTCCAGGATTTCGGCGAATTCCAGTGCACCATCAGCGCAACGCTCAAGTCGGGCTTCCTGATGGAGCTCGAGATGACGCGGTCGCGTCGCGCCTGGATGTCGGAAAAGCTGACCTGGCTCGAGAAGAAGCAGAGGGACGAGAGCATCCAGGAGCTGCGGCGCGACGCGCGTTTCGTTCCGCAGGCCTCCCACACCGTTCTGACGCTCGCCGACGGCAGCAGCCATTCCTGCTTCATCATCGACGTCTCAACCGCCGGCGTCGCGATCTCCTGCGAATACGACCCGCCGATAGGCACTCCGCTTGCAGTCGGCGCCTGCGTCGGGCGCGTCATCCGCAAGTTCGACAATGGCTTTGCGGTGAAGTTCGCCGAGAAGCAGCAACGCGACGACCTCGTCCGTCTGCTGGTGCGCCAGAGCGTGCCGCAGCCAGCTTGA